The Anopheles merus strain MAF chromosome 2L, AmerM5.1, whole genome shotgun sequence genome has a segment encoding these proteins:
- the LOC121593007 gene encoding uncharacterized protein LOC121593007 gives MSRGTAGEDHHGPRRQSERFCSIRDLVFPLQRSHPCTGRVGASRRLRMASAAGWQCVGSELPLDCALLGSVQQNDLLDILDLGKKIGSSKHLRYSTLPRMMFATSPINRYLSTMSRIITKNMAL, from the exons ATGTCCAGAGGAACTGCAGGTGAAGATCATCATGGG CCACGGAGACAGAGCGAGAGGTTTTGCTCGATACGAGATTTGGTGTTTCCCCTCCAGCGATCTCACCCTTGCACCGGGCGGGTTGGTGCATCCCGAAGGTTAAGGATGGCTTCGGCCGCTGGGTGGCAGTGCGTAGGCAGTGAGCTGCCGTTGGACTGCG CACTGCTCGGCTCAGTTCAACAAAACGACTTGTTGGATATTCTTGATCTAGGCAAAAAGATTGGAAGCAGTAAACATCTCCGATACTCTACGCTCCCAAGAATGATGTTTGCCACTTCGCCAATTAATCGTTACCTTAGCACAATGTCACGCATAATAACGAAGAACATGGCCCTGTGA